In Gadus chalcogrammus isolate NIFS_2021 chromosome 13, NIFS_Gcha_1.0, whole genome shotgun sequence, the genomic stretch TCCCAGAAAAACGTTTCCGAGGCACTATAtcgcctcttctcctcctccacatcttcagatctctcctcatctctctctctctctctctctctctctctctctctctctctctctctctctctctctctctctctctctctctctctctctctctctctctctctctcccctttccaactctctctctccctccctccctctctctcgcgcgctctccctccatctctctctctctctctctgagcactTGGCCGAGGTAGACAGAACCTGCTCAATACACATTATTCTCCCAgttcctgtctctgtctcatagACTCCTCCTTAACAGCCAAATATGCAATCATATCTTTACTTTAAGTGATGGGTTTACAAACCAAGCTGCCGCAGAATAAAATGTGATTATTGTATTgcttggaataataataatgtttttttgtttttctaatcGATCTATCCATCTAATTACGCCCGGGTTCCTCCCAAATGCTGTCCACATCTTCGCAGAGATGCCAATAGGCCTATTGGTTGGTGAGTTTGTGTAATAACACCCCAGGGTGGGAGATTGCTGGGAACCAGAACTCAGTGGCTTGGTTTGACAACAAAACACTTCAAACTCTGTTTATTTATGCTAGCTTTGGCATTTCCTgcaactaaacacacacacacacaactcatcaCATGCAATTGAAACATGCATAAATAGGCagacatacacaggcacacacgcacgcataaacacacacacacacacacacacacacacacacacacacacacacacacacacacacacacacacacacacacacacacacacacacacacacacacacacacacacacacacacacacataaatacatgtgcgcatacacagacacgttgcatacacacgcacacattcactctTTAAAAGGTCacgatatcacacacacacacacacacacacacacacacacacacacacacacacacacacacacacacacacacacacacacacacacacacacacacacacacacacacacacaccggcaatGAGTGAGCCCTACCCTCTGGCTCCTGCTAGTCGCGTGGGGTAAAGTTGTTGAGTCCAACAGGGTCGTGCTGCGCGTCTGATCCTGGTCGGCCGAGAGAAGTGAGGACATCCTTGTTGCGGGCTGCGGGCCATTCATTTAGGACCCTTTAAACACATATATCCCCTCGGGGTCTCCTCCTTATTCCTCagccagggagggagagcggTGGGAAGGCAGGACGCTCAAGGACAGATCTGCCGTGCACACCGGTTCTCTTGCGACCGCGGGTTCATCTGCGACATGGTGGTGGTCTCCACGGTGATCGAGAGGAGGGCGGTGGGATGGGACGGCGGAGTTGGAGCACTGGGATACAAGTGTGAgagagttgaggaggaggaagcggagaggtcagggtggaggggaggagggggtgagggggcgggCTAGAACGTGCGCGAGGACAGCAGGAGGATTTGACAGCGGGTTCAGAAGAGGCCCGTCAGAGAAATGAGCGCTCGTTGAGCATTGGACGAAATTATGTTGGCATGACAACTTTTTGATTACGCTTGAATTATGTATAGATGTAGTGAAGACCGTTAAACTTAAAAACAATACATTTGATTCGCTTTATGGTATCTGAATAATGTCGCGGAGTTCTGTGAGCACAGTGAATGGCTGGGGGATGTGTCAATCTCGCGCTGCACCTGCAGCCAGCTCCCCCCCTCAACTCCCGCCCCAGCTCCCATCAGCCAATGGATAGCCTCGACCTCTGACATCAGCTGTGATTGTCttggagaaggaaaaaaaatgcAGCGTCAGAAGAACTAAAGATAAGGAAACACTGTTAGGATAAGGAAACACTGCAGCATGTCTGAACGACCGAAGTCATGGTCGATGTGGAAGGGGAATGACCTTCTGTGGGGTTCACTGCTCGAGGATCTTAAGCTCTAGACCACTAGACGCAAAGTTCACCGGTGAGAATGGGACGGACTAGCGTTACCAGTGTCTCACAGCGATACCAGTGCCTCTCACCTCACCCGTTACAGTTGCTTCAGGAAGATGGAGATCCTTGCAGTTTAGGCTAATAAATAAAGTCAGTGGACTTGCAGTTATCTCCAGAGAATGAACCTGCACTGAGAAGGTGAAGCGGCGCCCGCGCCGTGCAACCTCCTGAGATGTAAGCTTGATTTATTCTCCAGTCTTTGTTTTAAGAGATTTGCATTAATATAATTTAGTTCCAGGAGCTAAATTTGGATTATTTGGAAAATTACTTAACTTAGCGTTTTGTAAATTACCATATTCTtcgttttattatttttgcttTTTGTTCTTAACTATTTCTAGTAGTTTGTTATGTAGATATGTGCACACAGGGCAGGGGCTAAGTGATTGACACAATATAGTTTGTTCTAGTAGTTGGTTGGCGAACTGGTTGCACCGAACAATCCCATTAATGTTAGTTCGCCACCCCGTCCCTCACCCCCATCGTCCCCGCGGGGAACCCCACCTCTGCTTgataatgattaaaaaaatctCAAAGTGTGAGAAACAGTGTTTCACGGGACAGCCAGCGTCATGTGGGAATTGATGGCGTCTCTGCCGAAGGAAAAAGCCCCAAACCAACTTTTATGTGTGACATGAAATCTTTAGATGGAGTGCAATTGATCCCTTTGTCATTCTAGCCCCACCACTGAGGGATGGACCACTAGCCTCACCAGGACCGCCAGAGGAAGCGACCGTAGGTTGGATCATTCATTCTGTGTTATGTTGGACTTGAGAAACTTCGGCTTTCAAAATAAGTAACCTTATTTCGTGTTCAAATATGACATAAATCCTGCCTCAGGACACCAAATGCCACTTTGGTTATCAGCAAGGTAACTTAAATCCCAAATGTCAATACATCACTTCAGAAAGAGTTTTAGCctgttgaaatgttttattctaGCACATAGCAATTTCAATTTCATATCCCATGTCTCCTGACTCCAAAAATCTGATCTCACTCAGTTAATATTACATTCAATAATTGGGTGCTTGAATAGGCCTATATTCTCATGGTTCAAAGCTGAAAGGTAAGTCTGAAAGGCAACATGTACCTTGTTTGATTTCAAATGATCTCTGCCTCATTTCTTCCAATGATCCTGCATCATTTCTTTTGAATATAATTAGCATAAGTGCCAACCAATATCAAGCAGAATATAAAGTCGATTTTCTACAAAACCCCCTCTTGCATATAAAACatagtattatatatatttttaataataggATAACACtttcattaaattattattacaacatTTAGTTTGCAGTTGTAGCTTCTTAGAGCTGGCATTGTCCTAATGTGTTCTGTTCATTCATAGTGTGAAGTTTCTCTTGCCTATGTGGGGAACATCAGTAATTGCTTGTTGTCAGAGGTATTCGCTTTATAAAACACAATGCCCTGCGGCAGCAAGCATCTATCATTACGTAACAGACTTTGAAAGATGCATGAAACGCACAGTCGACGAAAGACATGAAGGAAGTCAGCAAGCAGGTCAAGAATTGATTTGAGCAAATACTCCGCGAGGCAAGAAGAAGAGGCCAATCCTTTGCTCAATGGCGTGGCAGAAgcaaatgtttctttttctaAACTCAATTAGATAGTGTTTTgtgaaccacacacactgagatcAAGGTgtatgtctcagtgtgtgtggttcacGAAACCCAATGCAGTGACTTTTCAACCACAGATTCTAAAGGCATAGTGTGTGTAGACTGCTTTGGTTCAATTGCCAGGGCTTCAGTTCAAGTTCTGTCTTCAGGCTCTGCCTTCACTCTGTAAaacaaggaaagaaaaaaacagactCAATGGAGGAAGGAATAAACTTAAGTCACATGAAGAACGTTCATGCTCATGGCAACCGATTTGTAGTTCTAATGCTGGTTCTTGTAGTTCTTTGCCTTACCTCTGACGTTAAGCATCATGGAGCACTCGGCCGTGCCCAGGGGGTTGTCCACCACCACCTTGTACTCCCCGGAGTCCTTGGGCCCCACCTTGAGGATGAGCAGGGTGCACACCCCTCTCACGCAGGTGACGTGGtagttggtgttggtgttcaGGCTGACGTTGTCGCGGTACCATGTGACGTGGGGACGGGGGTCGCCGCTCACGGCGCAGCTCATGTGACACTCGTAGCCTCGCGGCGCGGTGCGCTGCTTCAGGGGCACCGTGAAGGACGGCGAGGCCTGCAGGTCGCGGCTCTTGAACTCCGGAGGGTCCAGTTTGAAAGGCGCTGAATTGGGGAGGGGGAACGTACTGTTGAGTGAGGTAGTCAGAGGCGGAGTGGCCATCGTCCCGACGATCGGGAGGTTTCCCGattcccccccccgtcaacaaatCAGCGACCGATACGGGAAGCTCCCTGTATGAAAAAGTGCCCCACTCCACCCATGGAGGTAGTGGACCCCTCTATCCAGTCTGACTGGGGTTAGGAAGAACTTGGAGGTTATGGAAAAGTTGGAGGTTAGGGAGAACTTGGAGGTGACACTCGTCTACAGACCCCCGCCCCGATCAACAGGATTGGTCAGAATAAATGTGTgtcaaaagaaaatgaaatgccCTTTTCTCTTAGATTTGTGCTTATCTGACTTGAGATGTTAATCTTAAATCTATGGGACACCATAATCTGTAAACTACCCACATCAAATACACAAGAAACATGGGGAACATAGATAGGTTGTAATGTCAGGTTTTTGCATCGGCAAGATTGCCTAAATGTACTTTGCAACCCAGTTGATGAGATTCCTCACCCCTTCTGGTCATAGAGGACCCATATCTATCATCACTTTGGATACTATCTTAGGACTAGATCTGCATTGTTTGGGCTGTGGAGACGGTTCACTGACCTTTCTCCTGCTTGGTCACCCACGACGGGGACTCGACGGGCGAGGAAAGACCCATGTCGTTCTTGGCGAACACCCTGAAGTAGTACTCGCGCCCGGGCAGCACGGTGACGGTGCAGCGGTGGTTGAACAGGTTCTCCGTCACCGTCCGCCAGGTCTGCTTGTACGAGTCCTTCATGGCCACCACGTAGCTCAGCCGGTCGTCACGCTTCTCGTCCGGGGACGGCATCCAGCAGAGGGTGAGCGTCCCTGGGACgttctgctccagctccactgggCCGGGGGCCTTGGGATCGTCTGGGGCCCGGCGGTTTTGAAAACAACACACGTTATTCAAAATGGCTGACTTGCTCAGGGAGCCAATGAAGAGATGTTTAGTGAAACTGTTTGAGTGATACTGCATGCAGCGAAATGCTACGGGGGAGCGAATTGAACTTTGTCGTGTTGTTGGTGATGACTTTGAGAATAGGTTGCGCTCCTTTAAATGTACTACGTTATTTTCTTCAGTCGTCATCTGAAAGTATTTATGTGTTGACTAGACTAGATAAGATGAAAGGTTGCTGTCATCTAATGTCATCCAATCTGATAAACAAAGCATATCTCCAAACAAAATGCAAAGTAATTATATCTTGCATGAGAAAATTAAACCATAAAGAAACGACTTGTTTTTTACCCGTGACTCTGATCTCCACGTTGAAGGTCTCCTGGCCCACCATGTTCTTGAGCAGGATGGTGTAGACGCCCGTGTCTGAGCGCTCGGACATGGGGATGAGGAGCTGGGAGCCACTGTCTGAGTTGGTGATGGTCACGTGTTTGGACACGGGAACACCATCCTTCAGCCAAATGACCTCCGGCAGCGGGCAAGCCTGTTAATTTAACCCAACACCCTGACATTAAAATAAGACTTTTCACCTTCTAAGCCTCCCAATAATGTGTGTCAAAAGaatgtataattatatatttttaatccgTAGCTAATTAGGTTAACTTCCTCTCGTAGACCAAAGGAGGGCATTTACACTTTGATGGATAATTTTAAACATGAATATCATCAAATATCATCTCCCTTAATATAACACCTGACAAGCCTGACTCAAATCCCATTCACAGACACTTCTTTCACAACGTTGCAACACGTGTAACATAATACTATTTTTAATGAACTACTGGCAACACCTCTTCCACTTTGTGTCATACCTCAAAGTTGATGTTGACACGAACGGTATTTCCTAATTTCACCACCAGGAAACTTTTCATGTTCTTGTCTTTAAACCTCGGCCGAACTATTGAATCAATGATATTGTATTAATTATTGCATACTGGTACAAATGTCATGCCAATTTCATTTTCACAAATTGTAGCAACCTCATAGCAagcctaatatatatatatatataatctaagatgtattttggccaaattgtgttGTCTAACCTAACTCTACACTCAGAATCTGCAGATTCACTGTGCCTGATTGGCTATAtccttagccaatcagagtgctttttacattcaATAATCACTATCTGCCATCTATTTGACTGAGGCCTTTTTGATGCTAAATACATGAAAAACCTTAAAGTAGGACTTAAGCTACGAGGCTAAGGAAATGTAACATCGTTCACTGTAGTGGTTCACCAATACAAAATGTCCAGACGTTAGACTTTAATCTTTGCATTGCTTACCCGGCGGCGGCATGGCGATGATGTAGTTGTCAAAGCCCTGGGGCTCCCCGTCCCCGCCGTAATTGGTGGCGATCACCCTCACCCAGTAGGCGGCCATGGCCTTGAGGCCGAGCACGGTGAAGGAGGTGAGCGACACCGGGTTGTTGTTGCAGCGGGACCACTCCAGCTCCTCGATGGGCCTGATCTCCACATAGTACCCGTGGGCCTCGCCCGccactccctccacctccttggGTTTGGTCCAAGCCAGAGAAAAGGTGGTGTAATTGGAGGAGGTCAACTTAAGCTCTATGACTTTACCTGGGGGTTCTGCAATTAGAGTGGACATCGTTTTTTTTAGTTTCCATATACATCGTTGCATTTCTGTCCAGAAATTTGTGTCCAGTTTGTTGTTgcaatttcttttcttttttatcaattGATCGTCTGCCCTCGAAGTTTGCGTGAAATGGAGATACTTACTCATAGGGTCCCTTGCATAAACAGGTTCACATGGAAGGCTAGGTTCACCGGCGCCAGACAGGTTGATGGCAGTCACTCTGAACTGATACGCTGCGCCCTCAAATACATCCTTCACTGCGTACTTGGTACCTAGAATGTATTGGAGAGACTTATTAGCTCTCAGTTGGAATCATGCTAATGTAATATTGCAACAATGTTACCAGTATCTAATTTAAATGTAACATGCTATCATACATGTCTTTCCTACACCTTGGCtctatttattatttagtcCTTTAGCAGTTTTATCGAAAGTGACTTACAGTAAATTCTAAAGTCATTGAAGTGGCTGAGGCTTCCTTCTCGAGGATGTTTTTAGGTAGGCTGTAGACATTGGGGACTGAACCCTGAACTTTGAGGCTTGAGGTCAAACAACCTGCCCCACTCTACAACCACAGATCTAGACCACTCCAGTACACCCATTGATCAAGTCGTATAGGGGTGGCGCCACCTTTGATTGGCCCTCCTGGGTTCACCAGGCTCCAGTGATTGCTGCCCGTCTTTCGCTTCTCGAGGTTGTAGCCCACTATGTCACTTCCTCCAGTGTCACAAGGAGGGAACCAGGTCAGGTTGATGCATTCCTTGAAGGCACTGACCACCTTGGGGGCGCTCGGAGATCCGGGGTAACCTGCAGTTAGAAGCTCATCAGAACCTGCTTGTTCTACTCCACAGTAGAACCTATCAACGGGCCTTGATACACGGGAGATGATACTCCATGGATCCCCagtagagttgttccgatacccATACCAGTATCAGAAAATCCTCCAATACTCCTAAAAGTCTTTATAGGGTATCGGCGAGTACGAAGTTAATGCCGATTCGATACCACGATTCGATATCACGTGTGCCGATTCGATATCACGTGTAGCTAATTTACTACACAGGCAGAGAACATCACAAACGTGTGTTAGGCTGCATTTGTTAATGATCGGAGGTGGAAAGTCGGATTGGGAAACACGTCGTCTCTGACCTACGTGCGTTCGAGCTACAAGAAAAGACACGCAGACTCACGCAGTACTCCGGCGGATATGTCCTCCGTCTCCAGGAACTCGCTGACGCCCTCCGAGTTCTTGGCTCTGATCCGGTAGCAGTACCTCCTGCCCGGGTCCACGTCCGAGTCCCGGTAGCTGGGGGTTCCGCCCGGGACCTCCCCCAGACTGGTCCACTTGTTTCGGCCGACCTGCTGGCGTTCCAGAATGTAGCCGGTCACCGGACACCCGCCGTCGTCCTTGGGGGGTTTCCACTTGAAGGCCACGGAGCCAGGGGAGCACTCCAGAACGTCCACGGGACCCTGGGGCGGGGTGGGCTTGTCTGGGTCACAGGACACACACCGGGTTGGATGGTCAAGGATAAACTAATGACATGTCGGAGGTTCAATAGGTTCAAGCACACGTTAGTTTTCATTACAAAATATACAGAATGTATTGATTGGATGGATTCAGTTCATGTTAGAAGAATCAAAAGATGGAAGTTGCGTGGAAAATTTGCATCAAGACTTTGGTAAGTCGTACCACCAATCGGTCTACTCAATCATTCTCTTACTCAGAAAGGACAATTGGCCTAATAACTCGTTCTCATACTCACCGAGGACGATCAGCTTGGAGACGGCCTCTATGGTACCGAAGGCGTTCTTGATTTTGATTTTGACCTCTCCGCCGTCCTTCCGCTGGCACTTGGTGAGTCTCAGCTGGCTGCCCGTGGAGGAGGTCTCCATGCGCACGGTGAGACCCGGCAGGAGTTCTTCATCCTCCTTGTACCACTGGACGGTCAGGGGGTCTCCCCCTGAGAAGGGGAGCTTCCATTCGGCCGTCTCGCCCGCCCTTACGATGACGGGTTTGGAGAACCTCCCCAAGGCATCCAGGTCGATCCTGGGGGGGTCTGTAACGTGAGAAAAACGTACTTTAAGTAACGGTCATGTGTAAAATAATCGTTATTTACTCTCAATCTGACAATCTGAAGTTGCCAACATTGAGCTATGCTTCAATAGTGTATCCTCTGCGATCTTCCCTTCACCCTAAATAAACGTGTGACACTTGTCTGCTTTATTTAGGCACGCTAATAGTTTACCTTCTCAATAAATATGGCATCAGTACCATGATTGCTATCATTTACTGTGGTAGACTGAAGTTTCGACTACAAAGGGAAAACATCCGTTTCACTAGCAAGAATATGTCGGGCAAGACGGATGAAACTGCTAGATGGAAAACTCTGAACAATAGAACAGAAATAGCTACCAATCATGTGGAGGAGAGCCCAGTCTTTACACTAACTTTGTTCTTTCTGCACGTAGTGAGCGGTAACTGTGGATACAGTGTAACTAGCAGCAGACAACTAATAGCTGTTTAAAAACCATGATAACGAATCTGTCCAACCATTCATCAGACTACACTCTGCTGTAAAAAAAGAACAACTCTGCATTCTGCTCTGTAAACAAAAGGAGGGTGAGATTAATTCGATGCTTCATCTTTCTTGTCTCTTGTGTGAAATGAGGGCTAAATGtcacaaattaaaaataaagacaGATGAGGGAAACTTTCGGACGTGGTTTGGCGATCAGTCATCGTTAAGGCCGGGCGGCTCGTAGTGACGGCGGGGGCCGCGCCACACGTTAATATCACGTCTTTACCTTCAATGCTCAACGTGGCTTCTGATTTGCGTCCCTCCGCCTCGAAGCGGTACACGGCTCCGTCATTGTTGGAGCAGCAGTCGATGATCAGCCGGTGGCAGGCGCCGTCGTGAACTATCCTGACCCCGTCACCGTCCGTCAGCTGAAATATCAACACAGCTCGGTGTTGTATAGAAGAGGATAGGAGTCAACTGTTCTTTAAAGGGCCGGTGAACCCGAAACCACTTTTCTTTGGTTTTGAATGTGGTCATTTGTCTTATGATTGTCAAGAGAGTAATGTATGCCATTTCATCACAGTTACTGAAATAAGGCCCTAATTtagagaaa encodes the following:
- the LOC130402593 gene encoding immunoglobulin-like and fibronectin type III domain-containing protein 1: MADPSPEQNERLAIKKTSRVPGATVTQFVEIVPLGKSTPDFSRKPMPMKVQEGKKAMFKVMVLGNPPPAVVWTRLKCPVLDPEVYKTRYDPRGKEHILEMLKVQVDQADTYKCIVTNDYGEAVVTVTLNVVAAAAKNEAGAPLDFRKMLKKTVVVRKKQLPPQKEGEIDPKLLELLLSAPKKDYERICFEFGVTDFRWLLKRLNQLKKEREDEQAKVVENLENVKQIEVKPNGRAEFELDMKLSDPNSKIELFKDGELVPYGMDENSKPRLEVTGTKYLFSINDPQQDDAGFYQVDVGEANMLSTDFKVPDVDFNSKLQNTKATEKEDAVFQCVLTAPMNYITWSTQDASLRHGDKYDVTVSEDKLTHTLRVKGCAVADAGVYFAIAGIMRSSASLTVEDPGVQFVSGLSDTAANVGERAELSCKLSSDAAKGCWYKNGKLLTDGDGVRIVHDGACHRLIIDCCSNNDGAVYRFEAEGRKSEATLSIEDPPRIDLDALGRFSKPVIVRAGETAEWKLPFSGGDPLTVQWYKEDEELLPGLTVRMETSSTGSQLRLTKCQRKDGGEVKIKIKNAFGTIEAVSKLIVLDKPTPPQGPVDVLECSPGSVAFKWKPPKDDGGCPVTGYILERQQVGRNKWTSLGEVPGGTPSYRDSDVDPGRRYCYRIRAKNSEGVSEFLETEDISAGVLRYPGSPSAPKVVSAFKECINLTWFPPCDTGGSDIVGYNLEKRKTGSNHWSLVNPGGPIKGTKYAVKDVFEGAAYQFRVTAINLSGAGEPSLPCEPVYARDPMKPPGKVIELKLTSSNYTTFSLAWTKPKEVEGVAGEAHGYYVEIRPIEELEWSRCNNNPVSLTSFTVLGLKAMAAYWVRVIATNYGGDGEPQGFDNYIIAMPPPVRPRFKDKNMKSFLVVKLGNTVRVNINFEACPLPEVIWLKDGVPVSKHVTITNSDSGSQLLIPMSERSDTGVYTILLKNMVGQETFNVEIRVTDDPKAPGPVELEQNVPGTLTLCWMPSPDEKRDDRLSYVVAMKDSYKQTWRTVTENLFNHRCTVTVLPGREYYFRVFAKNDMGLSSPVESPSWVTKQEKAPFKLDPPEFKSRDLQASPSFTVPLKQRTAPRGYECHMSCAVSGDPRPHVTWYRDNVSLNTNTNYHVTCVRGVCTLLILKVGPKDSGEYKVVVDNPLGTAECSMMLNVRE